From Camelina sativa cultivar DH55 chromosome 7, Cs, whole genome shotgun sequence, one genomic window encodes:
- the LOC104700261 gene encoding DNA topoisomerase 3-beta-like isoform X3, producing the protein MAHLPRVLMVAEKPSIALSIASVLSRGQMSTRRGSTEVHEFDGIFRGFKAHFRVTSVIGHVFSVDFPEKYQNWQTVDPQDLFDAPVAKKESNPKAHICRHLSNEARGCSYMVLWLDCDREGENICFEVIESTGFDMKDSKRKVYRARFSSVTEKDISKALDNLVEPNRDEALAVDARQEIDLKVGVAFSRFQTSYFQGKYQNLDCRVISYGPCQTPTLGFCVQRYMHINTFNPEKFWALRPYIMKDGYELQLEWERRRLFDLEAATVFQKLVVEGRTAKVMDVSEKQEVKGRPAGLNTVNLLKVASSALGFGPQTAMHLAERLYTQGFISYPRTESTAYPSSFDFADTLRAQISNSMWGGYVQRLLSDGFQKPKSGTDAGDHPPITPMRAATEDMVGGDAWRLYQYVCQHFIGTVSPNCKYIRTKVELSIGGETFHCTGQRVTEKGFTAIMPRSAVDEKKLPSFLKGERIEVLRVELYEGNTAPPDFLTESELISLMEKHGIGTDASIPVHINNIGERNYVQVQSGRKLVPTALGITLIRGYQCIDPDLCLPDIRSFIEQQITLVAKGKADHSCVVQHVIQQFRRKFSYFVQQIEHMDALFEAQFSPLAGSGRPLSKCGKCLRYMKHITAVPPRLFCGTCEEVYYLPQKGTVKLYKELTCPLDNFELVIYSVPGAEGKSFPLCPYCYNSPPFEGIDTLFGASKTPNGPAKSKTGSGMPCSLCPHPTCQHSVRNQGVCACPECEGTLVLDPVSFPKWKLNCNLCSCIVFLPEGAHRIATTSNRCPECDSAIIEIDFNKKTTPLEKGATLHQGCVLCDELLLSVVEVKHGRSFVRRGGRGRGRGRGRGRGGRRGSKAVDPKMSFRDF; encoded by the exons ATGGCTCATCTTCCCAGAGTTCTTATG GTGGCGGAGAAGCCCAGCATTGCCCTCTCCATAGCATCTGTTCTCTCTCGTGGCCAG ATGTCTACAAGGAGAGGCAGTACAGAGGTGCATGAATTTGATGGCATCTTTCGAGGCTTCAAAGCACATTTTAGAGTTACATCTGTTATCGGACATGTTTTCAG TGTAGATTTCCCAGAAAAATATCAGAACTGGCAAACTGTTGATCCACAAGATCTTTTCGACGCTCCAGTTGCTAAAAAAGAGTCTAACCCAAAG GCTCATATTTGTAGGCATTTAAGTAATGAAGCTCGTGGTTGCAGTTATATGGTGTTGTGGTTGGATTGCGATCGTGAaggagaaaatatatgttttgaag TTATCGAGTCTACTGGCTTTGACATGAAAGATAGTAAGAGAAAGGTTTATCGGGCACGGTTTTCTTCTGTGACTGAGAAAGATATATCAAAGGCCCTGGACAACCTTGTTGAACCAAACAGAGATGAGGCACTGGCAGTAGATGCTCGCCAAGAGATAGATCTAAAAGTTGGTGTAGCATTCTCGCGATTTCAAACAAGTTATTTCCAAGGAAAATATCAGAATCTCGACTGCAGAGTTATCTC TTATGGGCCATGCCAGACTCCTACTCTTGGGTTTTGTGTGCAACGGTACATGCATATTAATACTTTCAACCCAGAAAAGTTTTGGGCTCTGCGACCTTATATAATGAAGGATGGTTATGAGCTTCAACTAGAGTGGGAGAGACGTAGATTGTTCGACCTGGAA GCTGCTACTGTGTTTCAAAAGTTGGTCGTGGAAGGCAGAACTGCAAAAGTAATGGACGTATCAGAAAAGCAGGAAGTTAAAGGTCGTCCAGCTGGTCTTAACACAGTGAATTTGCTAAAG GTTGCTTCAAGTGCACTAGGGTTTGGGCCTCAGACGGCTATGCATCTTGCCGAGCGATTGTATACTCAAGGCTTCATCAG CTATCCGCGAACAGAAAGCACAGCCTATCCTTCTTCATTCGACTTCGCAGACACACTCAGAGCACAAATTAGTAATTCAATGTGGGGTGGTTATGTACAGAGACTGCTCTCAGATGGCTTTCAAAAGCCAAAGTCAGGAACCGATGCTGGAGACCATCCTCCTATCACCCCGATGCGAGCAGCAACTGAGGACATGGTTGGAGGAGATGCTTGGCGACTCTATCAGTATGTCTGTCAACATTTTATTGGCACTGTCTCACCTAACTGCAAATACATAAG GACTAAAGTGGAATTGTCAATTGGTGGAGAAACTTTCCATTGTACGGGGCAGCGAGTGACAGAAAAGGGGTTTACGGCTATAATGCCACGGTCTGCAGTGGATGAGAAAAAACTCCCTTCTTTCCTCAAAGGAGAGAGGATTGAAGTTTTAAGAGTGGAGCTGTACGAG GGAAACACTGCGCCTCCGGACTTCCTTACTGAGAGTGAGCTGATATCTCTAATGGAGAAGCATGGTATAGGCACAGATGCATCAATACCTGTGCATATAAACAACATTGGTGAACGTAATTATGTTCAG GTCCAATCTGGCAGGAAATTGGTTCCAACGGCATTAGGAATCACGCTAATAAGAGGCTATCAGTGTATTGATCCAGACCTTTGCTTACCAGACATCCGTAGCTTTATCGAGCAACAAATCACTCTTGTTGCCAAGGGCAAAGCTGATCATTCGTGTGTAGTGCAACATGTGATCCAGCAATTTAGGCGTAAATTCAGTTATTTTGTTCAACAG ATCGAACACATGGATGCCCTGTTTGAAGCACAGTTCTCTCCTCTAGCTGGCTCTGGTCGCCCTTTAAGCAAATGTGGAAAATGCTTGCGTTACATGAAACACATCACAGCAGTCCCACCACGTCTCTTCTGCGGCACATGCGAAGAAGTTTATTATCTTCCTCAAAAGGGCACAGTCAAG CTATACAAAGAGCTCACATGTCCTTTAGACAACTTTGAGCTCGTGATCTATTCAGTTCCAGGAGCCGAGGGGAAATCATTTCCACTATGCCCATACTGCTACAACTCTCCTCCATTCGAAGGCATAGACACACTCTTTGGAGCATCTAAAACGCCCAATGGTCCTGCCAAATCGAAAACCGGTTCAGGCATGCCATGTTCACTCTGTCCTCATCCCACATGCCAACACTCTGTCAGAAACCAAGGAGTCTGCGCTTGTCCAGAGTGCGAAG GCACGCTCGTCTTGGACCCCGTGAGCTTCCCCAAGTGGAAACTCAACTGCAACTTGTGTAGTTGCATCGTTTTTCTTCCGGAGGGTGCTCATCGCATAGCCACCACTAGTAACCGCTGTCCCGAGTGCGATTCAGCAATCATAGAGATCGATTTTAACAAGAAAACTACTCCTCTAGAGAAAGGAGCCACTCTGCATCAAGGATGTGTTCTATGTGATGAGTTGCTTCTCTCAGTTGTAGAAGTGAAACATGGGAGGTCCTTTGTGAGGCGTGGAGGAAGGGGAAGGGGACGAGGAAGAGGCCGAGGCAGAGGAGGGAGAAGAGGCTCAAAAGCTGTCGACCCAAAAATGAGTTTCAGAGACTTCTAA
- the LOC104700258 gene encoding uncharacterized protein LOC104700258, whose translation MSFMLINPDYPDVLDFVEKLSKDGLKLTLCERSCKFLKQKNEKDDYIIQFPRSTISDLLDATMEGKFKLYCTIYHIDMEFGWYYFTCAKCKGTCFLVPKKENEVVSKTKKQLFECKNCNQDVSKVFCRFSEKHIKRGMV comes from the exons ATGTCGTTCATGCTAATCAACCCAGACTATCCTGATGTGCTTGATTTTGTGGAGAA GCTGTCCAAAGATGGTCTGAAACTTACTTTATGTGAAAGAAGTTGTAAGTTTTTAAAGCAAAAGAATGAGAAGGATGATTATATCATCCAATTCCCTCGAAGCACCATCTCAGATCTCCTCGATGCAACAATG GAAGGGAAGTTTAAGCTATATTGTACTATCTACCACATCGATATGGAGTTTGGGTGGTATTACTTTACTTGTGCAAAGTGTAAAGGAACATGTTTCTTGGTACCAAAAAAGGAGAACGAGGTcgtaagcaaaacaaaaaagcagCTGTTTGAATGTAAGAATTGCAACCAGGATGTGTCCAAGGTTTTCTGCAG GTTCTCagaaaaacatatcaaaagagGAATGGTATAG
- the LOC104700261 gene encoding DNA topoisomerase 3-beta-like isoform X1 produces MAHLPRVLMVAEKPSIALSIASVLSRGQMSTRRGSTEVHEFDGIFRGFKAHFRVTSVIGHVFSVDFPEKYQNWQTVDPQDLFDAPVAKKESNPKAHICRHLSNEARGCSYMVLWLDCDREGENICFEVIESTGFDMKDSKRKVYRARFSSVTEKDISKALDNLVEPNRDEALAVDARQEIDLKVGVAFSRFQTSYFQGKYQNLDCRVISYGPCQTPTLGFCVQRYMHINTFNPEKFWALRPYIMKDGYELQLEWERRRLFDLEAATVFQKLVVEGRTAKVMDVSEKQEVKGRPAGLNTVNLLKVASSALGFGPQTAMHLAERLYTQGFISYPRTESTAYPSSFDFADTLRAQISNSMWGGYVQRLLSDGFQKPKSGTDAGDHPPITPMRAATEDMVGGDAWRLYQYVCQHFIGTVSPNCKYIRTKVELSIGGETFHCTGQRVTEKGFTAIMPRSAVDEKKLPSFLKGERIEVLRVELYEGNTAPPDFLTESELISLMEKHGIGTDASIPVHINNIGERNYVQVQSGRKLVPTALGITLIRGYQCIDPDLCLPDIRSFIEQQITLVAKGKADHSCVVQHVIQQFRRKFSYFVQQIEHMDALFEAQFSPLAGSGRPLSKCGKCLRYMKHITAVPPRLFCGTCEEVYYLPQKGTVKLYKELTCPLDNFELVIYSVPGAEGKSFPLCPYCYNSPPFEGIDTLFGASKTPNGPAKSKTGSGMPCSLCPHPTCQHSVRNQGVCACPECEGTLVLDPVSFPKWKLNCNLCSCIVFLPEGAHRIATTSNRCPECDSAIIEIDFNKKTTPLEKGATLHQGCVLCDELLLSVVEVKHGRSFVRRGGRGRGRGRGRGRGGRRGSKAVDPKMSFRDF; encoded by the exons ATGGCTCATCTTCCCAGAGTTCTTATG GTGGCGGAGAAGCCCAGCATTGCCCTCTCCATAGCATCTGTTCTCTCTCGTGGCCAG ATGTCTACAAGGAGAGGCAGTACAGAGGTGCATGAATTTGATGGCATCTTTCGAGGCTTCAAAGCACATTTTAGAGTTACATCTGTTATCGGACATGTTTTCAG TGTAGATTTCCCAGAAAAATATCAGAACTGGCAAACTGTTGATCCACAAGATCTTTTCGACGCTCCAGTTGCTAAAAAAGAGTCTAACCCAAAG GCTCATATTTGTAGGCATTTAAGTAATGAAGCTCGTGGTTGCAGTTATATGGTGTTGTGGTTGGATTGCGATCGTGAaggagaaaatatatgttttgaag TTATCGAGTCTACTGGCTTTGACATGAAAGATAGTAAGAGAAAGGTTTATCGGGCACGGTTTTCTTCTGTGACTGAGAAAGATATATCAAAGGCCCTGGACAACCTTGTTGAACCAAACAGAGATGAGGCACTGGCAGTAGATGCTCGCCAAGAGATAGATCTAAAAGTTGGTGTAGCATTCTCGCGATTTCAAACAAGTTATTTCCAAGGAAAATATCAGAATCTCGACTGCAGAGTTATCTC TTATGGGCCATGCCAGACTCCTACTCTTGGGTTTTGTGTGCAACGGTACATGCATATTAATACTTTCAACCCAGAAAAGTTTTGGGCTCTGCGACCTTATATAATGAAGGATGGTTATGAGCTTCAACTAGAGTGGGAGAGACGTAGATTGTTCGACCTGGAA GCTGCTACTGTGTTTCAAAAGTTGGTCGTGGAAGGCAGAACTGCAAAAGTAATGGACGTATCAGAAAAGCAGGAAGTTAAAGGTCGTCCAGCTGGTCTTAACACAGTGAATTTGCTAAAG GTTGCTTCAAGTGCACTAGGGTTTGGGCCTCAGACGGCTATGCATCTTGCCGAGCGATTGTATACTCAAGGCTTCATCAG CTATCCGCGAACAGAAAGCACAGCCTATCCTTCTTCATTCGACTTCGCAGACACACTCAGAGCACAAATTAGTAATTCAATGTGGGGTGGTTATGTACAGAGACTGCTCTCAGATGGCTTTCAAAAGCCAAAGTCAGGAACCGATGCTGGAGACCATCCTCCTATCACCCCGATGCGAGCAGCAACTGAGGACATGGTTGGAGGAGATGCTTGGCGACTCTATCAGTATGTCTGTCAACATTTTATTGGCACTGTCTCACCTAACTGCAAATACATAAG GACTAAAGTGGAATTGTCAATTGGTGGAGAAACTTTCCATTGTACGGGGCAGCGAGTGACAGAAAAGGGGTTTACGGCTATAATGCCACGGTCTGCAGTGGATGAGAAAAAACTCCCTTCTTTCCTCAAAGGAGAGAGGATTGAAGTTTTAAGAGTGGAGCTGTACGAG GGAAACACTGCGCCTCCGGACTTCCTTACTGAGAGTGAGCTGATATCTCTAATGGAGAAGCATGGTATAGGCACAGATGCATCAATACCTGTGCATATAAACAACATTGGTGAACGTAATTATGTTCAG GTCCAATCTGGCAGGAAATTGGTTCCAACGGCATTAGGAATCACGCTAATAAGAGGCTATCAGTGTATTGATCCAGACCTTTGCTTACCAGACATCCGTAGCTTTATCGAGCAACAAATCACTCTTGTTGCCAAGGGCAAAGCTGATCATTCGTGTGTAGTGCAACATGTGATCCAGCAATTTAGGCGTAAATTCAGTTATTTTGTTCAACAG ATCGAACACATGGATGCCCTGTTTGAAGCACAGTTCTCTCCTCTAGCTGGCTCTGGTCGCCCTTTAAGCAAATGTGGAAAATGCTTGCGTTACATGAAACACATCACAGCAGTCCCACCACGTCTCTTCTGCGGCACATGCGAAGAAGTTTATTATCTTCCTCAAAAGGGCACAGTCAAG CTATACAAAGAGCTCACATGTCCTTTAGACAACTTTGAGCTCGTGATCTATTCAGTTCCAGGAGCCGAGGGGAAATCATTTCCACTATGCCCATACTGCTACAACTCTCCTCCATTCGAAGGCATAGACACACTCTTTGGAGCATCTAAAACGCCCAATGGTCCTGCCAAATCGAAAACCGGTTCAGGCATGCCATGTTCACTCTGTCCTCATCCCACATGCCAACACTCTGTCAGAAACCAAGGAGTCTGCGCTTGTCCAGAGTGCGAAGGCACGCTCGTCTTGGACCCCGTGAGCTTCCCCAAGTGGAAACTCAACTGCAACTTGTGTAGTTGCATCGTTTTTCTTCCGGAGGGTGCTCATCGCATAGCCACCACTAGTAACCGCTGTCCCGAGTGCGATTCAGCAATCATAGAG ATCGATTTTAACAAGAAAACTACTCCTCTAGAGAAAGGAGCCACTCTGCATCAAGGATGTGTTCTATGTGATGAGTTGCTTCTCTCAGTTGTAGAAGTGAAACATGGGAGGTCCTTTGTGAGGCGTGGAGGAAGGGGAAGGGGACGAGGAAGAGGCCGAGGCAGAGGAGGGAGAAGAGGCTCAAAAGCTGTCGACCCAAAAATGAGTTTCAGAGACTTCTAA
- the LOC104700262 gene encoding oil body-associated protein 1B-like, with protein sequence MEKAVHSSTTSGPAVPGDATKTGTSIIDTAASAVQSFAPVNQIHQHLCAFHFYADDMTRQVEAHHFCSHVNEEMRQCLIYDGPDANARLIGLEYIVTEKLFMTLPDEEKKLWHSHEWEVRGGFLFMPGVPGAIQRQDLDKVAKTYGKVFHFWQVDLGHELPLGLPNIMMAVTRDGQLFHEMIQEAEKRFGVSIEGEREARAHITGPELGIHPLANGGGKGMKLEVREVDITPVDSVAKVIL encoded by the exons ATGGAGAAGGCAGTTCACTCATCGACGACGTCTGGACCGGCTGTTCCAGGGGATGCAACGAAGACCGGAACATCCATAATCGACACTGCCGCCTCCGCCGTTCAAAGTTTTGCTCCGGTTAACCAAATCCACCAACATCTCTGCGC GTTCCATTTCTATGCTGATGACATGACACGACAAGTAGAAGCTCACCATTTCTGTAGTCACGTGAACGAAGAGATGCGTCAGTGTCTGATCTACGACGGTCCGGATGCAAACGCTCGTCTGATAGGATTGGAGTACATAGTGACAGAGAAGCTGTTCATGACTTTGCCTgacgaagagaagaagcttTGGCACTCGCACGAGTGGGAAGTGAGAGGGGGTTTCTTGTTCATGCCTGGTGTTCCTGGTGCCATTCAACGTCAAGATCTTGATAAAGTCGCTAAGACTTATGGCAAAGTTTTCCATTTTTGGCAAGTTGATTTGGGCCATGAGCTTCCCCTTGGTTTACCTAATATCATGATGGCTGTTACCCGCGATGGCCAGCTTTTCCACGAGATGATTCAAG AGGCAGAGAAGCGGTTTGGGGTATCAATAGAAGGGGAGAGGGAGGCAAGGGCGCATATAACGGGGCCCGAGCTCGGGATCCATCCACTGGCCAACGGAGGAGGAAAAGGAATGAAACTAGAAGTTAGAGAAGTCGATATCACGCCGGTTGACTCTGTCGCCAAAGTCATTCTCTGA
- the LOC104700261 gene encoding DNA topoisomerase 3-beta-like isoform X2 codes for MAHLPRVLMVAEKPSIALSIASVLSRGQMSTRRGSTEVHEFDGIFRGFKAHFRVTSVIGHVFSVDFPEKYQNWQTVDPQDLFDAPVAKKESNPKAHICRHLSNEARGCSYMVLWLDCDREGENICFEVIESTGFDMKDSKRKVYRARFSSVTEKDISKALDNLVEPNRDEALAVDARQEIDLKVGVAFSRFQTSYFQGKYQNLDCRVISYGPCQTPTLGFCVQRYMHINTFNPEKFWALRPYIMKDGYELQLEWERRRLFDLEAATVFQKLVVEGRTAKVMDVSEKQEVKGRPAGLNTVNLLKVASSALGFGPQTAMHLAERLYTQGFISYPRTESTAYPSSFDFADTLRAQISNSMWGGYVQRLLSDGFQKPKSGTDAGDHPPITPMRAATEDMVGGDAWRLYQYVCQHFIGTVSPNCKYIRTKVELSIGGETFHCTGQRVTEKGFTAIMPRSAVDEKKLPSFLKGERIEVLRVELYEGNTAPPDFLTESELISLMEKHGIGTDASIPVHINNIGERNYVQVQSGRKLVPTALGITLIRGYQCIDPDLCLPDIRSFIEQQITLVAKGKADHSCVVQHVIQQFRRKFSYFVQQIEHMDALFEAQFSPLAGSGRPLSKCGKCLRYMKHITAVPPRLFCGTCEEVYYLPQKGTVKLYKELTCPLDNFELVIYSVPGAEGKSFPLCPYCYNSPPFEGIDTLFGASKTPNGPAKSKTGSGMPCSLCPHPTCQHSVRNQGVCACPECEGTLVLDPVSFPKWKLNCNLCSCIVFLPEGAHRIATTSNRCPECDSAIIEIDFNKKTTPLEKGATLHQGCVLCDELLLSVVEVKHGRSFVRRGGRGRGRGRGRGRGGRRGSKAVDPKMSFRDF; via the exons ATGGCTCATCTTCCCAGAGTTCTTATG GTGGCGGAGAAGCCCAGCATTGCCCTCTCCATAGCATCTGTTCTCTCTCGTGGCCAG ATGTCTACAAGGAGAGGCAGTACAGAGGTGCATGAATTTGATGGCATCTTTCGAGGCTTCAAAGCACATTTTAGAGTTACATCTGTTATCGGACATGTTTTCAG TGTAGATTTCCCAGAAAAATATCAGAACTGGCAAACTGTTGATCCACAAGATCTTTTCGACGCTCCAGTTGCTAAAAAAGAGTCTAACCCAAAG GCTCATATTTGTAGGCATTTAAGTAATGAAGCTCGTGGTTGCAGTTATATGGTGTTGTGGTTGGATTGCGATCGTGAaggagaaaatatatgttttgaag TTATCGAGTCTACTGGCTTTGACATGAAAGATAGTAAGAGAAAGGTTTATCGGGCACGGTTTTCTTCTGTGACTGAGAAAGATATATCAAAGGCCCTGGACAACCTTGTTGAACCAAACAGAGATGAGGCACTGGCAGTAGATGCTCGCCAAGAGATAGATCTAAAAGTTGGTGTAGCATTCTCGCGATTTCAAACAAGTTATTTCCAAGGAAAATATCAGAATCTCGACTGCAGAGTTATCTC TTATGGGCCATGCCAGACTCCTACTCTTGGGTTTTGTGTGCAACGGTACATGCATATTAATACTTTCAACCCAGAAAAGTTTTGGGCTCTGCGACCTTATATAATGAAGGATGGTTATGAGCTTCAACTAGAGTGGGAGAGACGTAGATTGTTCGACCTGGAA GCTGCTACTGTGTTTCAAAAGTTGGTCGTGGAAGGCAGAACTGCAAAAGTAATGGACGTATCAGAAAAGCAGGAAGTTAAAGGTCGTCCAGCTGGTCTTAACACAGTGAATTTGCTAAAG GTTGCTTCAAGTGCACTAGGGTTTGGGCCTCAGACGGCTATGCATCTTGCCGAGCGATTGTATACTCAAGGCTTCATCAG CTATCCGCGAACAGAAAGCACAGCCTATCCTTCTTCATTCGACTTCGCAGACACACTCAGAGCACAAATTAGTAATTCAATGTGGGGTGGTTATGTACAGAGACTGCTCTCAGATGGCTTTCAAAAGCCAAAGTCAGGAACCGATGCTGGAGACCATCCTCCTATCACCCCGATGCGAGCAGCAACTGAGGACATGGTTGGAGGAGATGCTTGGCGACTCTATCAGTATGTCTGTCAACATTTTATTGGCACTGTCTCACCTAACTGCAAATACATAAG GACTAAAGTGGAATTGTCAATTGGTGGAGAAACTTTCCATTGTACGGGGCAGCGAGTGACAGAAAAGGGGTTTACGGCTATAATGCCACGGTCTGCAGTGGATGAGAAAAAACTCCCTTCTTTCCTCAAAGGAGAGAGGATTGAAGTTTTAAGAGTGGAGCTGTACGAG GGAAACACTGCGCCTCCGGACTTCCTTACTGAGAGTGAGCTGATATCTCTAATGGAGAAGCATGGTATAGGCACAGATGCATCAATACCTGTGCATATAAACAACATTGGTGAACGTAATTATGTTCAG GTCCAATCTGGCAGGAAATTGGTTCCAACGGCATTAGGAATCACGCTAATAAGAGGCTATCAGTGTATTGATCCAGACCTTTGCTTACCAGACATCCGTAGCTTTATCGAGCAACAAATCACTCTTGTTGCCAAGGGCAAAGCTGATCATTCGTGTGTAGTGCAACATGTGATCCAGCAATTTAGGCGTAAATTCAGTTATTTTGTTCAACAG ATCGAACACATGGATGCCCTGTTTGAAGCACAGTTCTCTCCTCTAGCTGGCTCTGGTCGCCCTTTAAGCAAATGTGGAAAATGCTTGCGTTACATGAAACACATCACAGCAGTCCCACCACGTCTCTTCTGCGGCACATGCGAAGAAGTTTATTATCTTCCTCAAAAGGGCACAGTCAAG CTATACAAAGAGCTCACATGTCCTTTAGACAACTTTGAGCTCGTGATCTATTCAGTTCCAGGAGCCGAGGGGAAATCATTTCCACTATGCCCATACTGCTACAACTCTCCTCCATTCGAAGGCATAGACACACTCTTTGGAGCATCTAAAACGCCCAATGGTCCTGCCAAATCGAAAACCGGTTCAGGCATGCCATGTTCACTCTGTCCTCATCCCACATGCCAACACTCTGTCAGAAACCAAGGAGTCTGCGCTTGTCCAGAGTGCGAAGGCACGCTCGTCTTGGACCCCGTGAGCTTCCCCAA GTGGAAACTCAACTGCAACTTGTGTAGTTGCATCGTTTTTCTTCCGGAGGGTGCTCATCGCATAGCCACCACTAGTAACCGCTGTCCCGAGTGCGATTCAGCAATCATAGAGATCGATTTTAACAAGAAAACTACTCCTCTAGAGAAAGGAGCCACTCTGCATCAAGGATGTGTTCTATGTGATGAGTTGCTTCTCTCAGTTGTAGAAGTGAAACATGGGAGGTCCTTTGTGAGGCGTGGAGGAAGGGGAAGGGGACGAGGAAGAGGCCGAGGCAGAGGAGGGAGAAGAGGCTCAAAAGCTGTCGACCCAAAAATGAGTTTCAGAGACTTCTAA